One region of Malania oleifera isolate guangnan ecotype guangnan chromosome 6, ASM2987363v1, whole genome shotgun sequence genomic DNA includes:
- the LOC131158408 gene encoding pentatricopeptide repeat-containing protein At4g19191, mitochondrial, whose translation MHKQWDMLTSSARQGFSRFSNFSAVGLWNFNIREAVNQGQAQKALLLFRRMKQMGLEPNNLTFPFVAKACGKLSSLKYSQIIHTHVVKSPFWSDMYVQTAIVDMYIKCNHLNFACVAFEKMPQRDIASWNAMLVGYAQMGLFDRASIFLHEMRLEGVRPDAVTLIALTQLITHKENLVSVKAVHCFGVHAGIETDVSVANTWISTYAKCGDLYSAEMVFDGIVGGLKTVVSWNSMILGYACFQKFINAVNAYKMMLHDGFRPDASTALGLLGSFVQPEALFQGKLIHCHGIKMGWDMDISVVNTLISMYCKCGDIYFARYLFDSMSERTCISCTAMIGGYAEKGDIDEALALFHAMESAGKKPDLVTVVSLISGCGQTGALELGKWIENYAASNGLKPDVMVCNALIDMYAKCGSINDAKEIFDTMPERTVVSWTTVITGCALNGEFREALDLFFLMVELGLKPNHITFLSVLQACVHAGFLEKGWECFDLMTKVYKVNPGLDHYSCMVDLLGRRGQLKEALEFIQKMPVKPDAAIWGALLGACKIHRDLEMGEYVARHLLELEPQTAVSYVEMANIYASAGRWDGVSKLRKMMKSNRVRKSPGRSLVRLNGKSHPFTVEDRCHPEGLLILGVLDCLALQLKVEEGFASFLEGILEFDFG comes from the coding sequence ATGCACAAGCAATGGGACATGCTCACATCTTCCGCTCGTCAAGGTTTCAGCCGTTTTTCAAATTTCTCTGCCGTTGGCCTGTGGAATTTCAACATAAGAGAAGCTGTAAACCAGGGACAGGCCCAAAAAGCCCTTCTTCTGTTCCGCCGAATGAAACAAATGGGGTTAGAACCCAACAATTTGACATTCCCCTTCGTTGCCAAAGCTTGCGGTAAGCTCTCAAGCCTTAAATACTCCCAAATCATTCATACCCATGTCGTGAAATCTCCGTTTTGGTCTGATATGTACGTTCAAACGGCTATAGTTGACATGTACATCAAGTGCAATCATTTGAACTTTGCATGTGTTGCGTTCGAAAAAATGCCTCAACGGGACATTGCTTCTTGGAACGCAATGCTAGTGGGATACGCTCAAATGGGTCTATTTGACAGAGCTTCAATTTTTTTACATGAGATGAGACTTGAGGGTGTACGGCCCGACGCGGTCACGCTTATAGCATTGACCCAGTTGATTACTCACAAAGAGAATTTAGTTTCTGTAAAAGCTGTCCATTGCTTTGGTGTTCATGCTGGGATAGAAACTGATGTTTCTGTTGCTAACACTTGGATTTCTACCTATGCGAAATGCGGCGACTTGTATTCAGCTGAAATGGTATTTGATGGGATTGTTGGGGGTTTGAAGACCGTTGTCTCATGGAATTCTATGATTTTAGGATACGCCTGTTTTCAGAAATTTATTAATGCGGTTAATGCCTACAAAATGATGCTTCATGATGGATTTAGACCTGATGCAAGCACTGCTCTTGGCTTGCTTGGCTCATTTGTGCAGCCAGAGGCACTTTTTCAAGGCAAGCTGATCCATTGTCATGGGATAAAAATGGGATGGGACATGGATATTTCTGTAGTTAATACCCTTATCTCTATGTATTGCAAGTGTGGAGATATCTATTTTGCACGATATTTATTTGATAGCATGTCAGAAAGAACTTGCATCTCATGTACTGCCATGATTGGGGGATACGCTGAGAAAGGGGATATAGATGAGGCATTGGCTTTGTTCCATGCTATGGAATCGGCTGGCAAGAAACCTGATTTGGTTACTGTGGTGTCTCTAATTTCAGGCTGTGGCCAAACGGGGGCGCTAGAGCTTGGAAAATGGATTGAAAATTATGCTGCTTCAAACGGGCTAAAACCTGACGTAATGGTGTGCAATGCATTGATAGATATGTATGCAAAATGCGGCAGTATTAATGATGCTAAAGAGATTTTTGACACCATGCCAGAGAGGACTGTCGTCTCTTGGACAACCGTCATCACTGGATGTGCTTTGAATGGAGAATTCAGAGAAGCCTTGGATCTTTTCTTTTTGATGGTAGAACTAGGATTGAAACCGAACCATATAACATTCCTTTCTGTTCTTCAGGCTTGCGTTCATGCAGGTTTTCTGGAAAAGGGATGGGAATGCTTTGATTTGATGACCAAAGTCTATAAAGTAAATCCTGGATTAGACCATTACTCATGCATGGTTGATCTTCTTGGTCGTAGAGGACAGCTGAAAGAAGCACttgaatttattcaaaaaatgcCTGTCAAACCTGATGCTGCCATATGGGGTGCATTGCTTGGTGCTTGCAAAATTCACCGTGACCTGGAGATGGGTGAATACGTAGCTCGTCATCTTTTGGAATTGGAGCCCCAGACTGCAGTTTCTTATGTGGAAATGGCCAATATATATGCATCCGCAGGAAGGTGGGATGGagtttcaaaattaagaaaaatgatgaagtcCAACAGGGTAAGAAAATCTCCTGGGCGAAGCCTGGTGCGGCTGAATGGGAAGTCTCATCCATTTACGGTTGAAGATAGATGTCATCCTGAAGGACTTCTAATTTTGGGTGTCCTAGATTGTTTGGCTCTGCAGCTAAAAGTAGAGGAAGGATTTGCATCATTTTTAGAGGGAATACTGGAGTTTGATTTTGGTTAA